In Anaerolineae bacterium, the genomic window CGTCGGACGCGTCATCGTCGGGAAGGAAGAGGTCGTTGAGCTGGCCCTGATCGCCCTGCTGTGCGAGGGGCACCTGCTCATCGAGGATGTGCCGGGCATCGGCAAGACCACGCTGGCCAAGGCGCTGGCGCGTTCGCTGGACTGTCAGTTCAGCCGCATTCAGTTCACCCCGGACCTTCTGCCCTCGGATGTAACGGGTATTTCGTTCTTCAACCAGCGGACGCAAAGCTTTGAGTTTCGCGCCGGCCCGGTATTCGCCCAGATCGTCCTGGCGGACGAGATCAACCGCGCCACCCCGCGCACCCAGAGCGCCCTGTTGGAGGCCATGCAGGAGCGCCAGGTCACCATTGACGGCCAGACCTATACCCTGCCACGACCTTTCATGGTACTGGCGACCCAAAACCCCATTGAACTGGAAGGCACCTTCCCGCTTCCGGAGGCCCAGGTGGACCGCTTCCTGATGCGCATCGCGCTGGGCTACCCCGACGAACAGGAGGAGAACGCCATCCTGCGGCGCTTCGAGCGGGAGGACCCGCTGGAGCAGTTGACGCCGGTGGCCACGGCGGGG contains:
- a CDS encoding MoxR family ATPase, which codes for MEIKEVQSLAEQVKENVGRVIVGKEEVVELALIALLCEGHLLIEDVPGIGKTTLAKALARSLDCQFSRIQFTPDLLPSDVTGISFFNQRTQSFEFRAGPVFAQIVLADEINRATPRTQSALLEAMQERQVTIDGQTYTLPRPFMVLATQNPIELEGTFPLPEAQVDRFLMRIALGYPDEQEENAILRRFEREDPLEQLTPVATAGQVLEAQTAVRQVHVEDSVREYMVRVVRATREHEAVSLGVSPRGTLALFHTAQALAALRGRHFVIPDDVKTLVPHVLTHRIIISQRVRLRGRTPAEVLQEIVDAVPVPVEG